The following proteins come from a genomic window of Sardina pilchardus chromosome 13, fSarPil1.1, whole genome shotgun sequence:
- the LOC134099242 gene encoding succinate receptor 1-like codes for MRYYLCPMYALEFTLGFLGNLVVVLGYPLCLQEWRSTNVYLYNLAVSDIICVCALPRLSYLYANGMRETSPFNCVLNRYILFVNMYSSVLFMALVSLDRYLLLRHPARDHILLTPRMAICASILTWLLANLEIIPVVYYNLEDNNRMNGTMCNDFSSLSRSWDFLGYSLGLTVLGYILPLVLLFWSSERMASMLKTQEEAFRQRATSFRRPLFIVRAAAYMFLLLYLPYHIMRNIRILTRLLVDRVSTCTIVKIEAVYIITRPIAYAHSVINPIFYFLMTERFREQLLARGQQLRKRLTGFSRTS; via the coding sequence ATGAGGTACTACCTCTGCCCGATGTACGCCCTGGAGTTTACCTTGGGTTTCCTGGGCAACCTAGTGGTCGTCCTGGGTTACCCGCTGTGCCTGCAGGAGTGGCGGAGTACCAACGTCTACCTGTACAACCTGGCGGTGTCTGacatcatctgtgtgtgcgctctgcCCCGCCTCTCCTACCTGTACGCCAATGGCATGAGAGAAACGTCTCCATTCAACTGTGTGCTCAACCGCTACATCCTCTTCGTCAACATGTACTCCAGCGTCCTCTTCATGGCCCTGGTCAGTCTGGACCGCTACCTGCTGCTCCGTCACCCTGCCCGTGACCACATCCTCCTGACCCCACGTATGGCCATTTGCGCCTCCATCCTCACCTGGCTCCTCGCCAACCTCGAGATAATCCCTGTGGTCTATTACAATCTTGAGGACAACAACCGCATGAACGGCACCATGTGCAACGACTTTTCCAGCCTCTCGAGGTCCTGGGACTTCCTCGGGTACAGCTTGGGTCTGACAGTCTTGGGGTACATCCTGCCCCTGGTCCTGCTCTTCTGGAGTTCTGAGAGGATGGCCTCCATGCTGAAGACTCAGGAGGAGGCCTTCAGGCAGCGTGCTACCTCATTCAGAAGGCCTCTGTTTATAGTGAGGGCAGCGGCATACATGTTCCTGCTCCTCTACTTGCCCTACCACATCATGAGGAACATACGCATCCTCACACGACTGCTGGTTGACAGAGTGTCCACATGCACCATCGTGAAAATCGAGGCGGTGTACATCATAACGAGGCCGATAGCTTATGCGCACAGCGTCATCAACCCCATTTTCTACTTCCTGATGACCGAGCGTTTCCGTGAGCAGCTCCTGGCCAGGGGTCAGCAGCTGAGAAAAAGACTCACTGGCTTCTCCAGAACATCATGA
- the LOC134099243 gene encoding succinate receptor 1-like — protein sequence MDDDTTPTQDTPQPDPVLTMESEDEDTSTQEISSLVQEPTAEPKQAANCTELDDVLMRYYLCPMYALEFTLGFLGNLVVVLGYPLCLQEWRSTNIYLYNLAVSDIICVCALPRLSYLYANDMEETSPFNCVLNRYILFVNMYSSVLFMALVSLDRYLLLRHPARDHILLKPRMAICASVLTWLLANLEITPLLYYAVNNNVHTNGTECNDFASLSRSWGFLGYSLGLTVVGYILPLVLLFWSSERMASMLKTQEEAFRQRATSFKRPLFIVRAAAYMFLLLYLPYHIMRNIRILTRLLVDRVSTCTIAKIEAVYIITRPIAYAHSVINPIFYFLMTERFREQLLARGQQLRKRLTGLYSRTS from the exons ATGGATGACGACACGACACCCACACAGGACACTCCGCAGCCGGATCCGGTGCTGACGATGGAATCAGAGGACGAAGATACATCCACGCAAGAGATTTCGAGTCTGGTGCAGGAGCCGACGGCGGAGCCCAAGCAG GCGGCTAACTGTACCGAACTAGACGACGTCCTCATGAGGTACTACCTCTGCCCGATGTACGCCCTGGAGTTTACCTTGGGTTTCCTGGGCAACCTAGTGGTCGTCCTGGGTTACCCGCTGTGCCTGCAGGAGTGGCGGAGTACCAACATCTACCTGTACAACCTGGCGGTGTCTGacatcatctgtgtgtgcgctctgcCCCGCCTCTCCTACCTGTACGCCAACGACATGGAAGAAACGTCTCCGTTCAACTGTGTGCTCAACCGCTACATCCTCTTCGTCAACATGTACTCCAGCGTCCTCTTCATGGCCCTGGTCAGTCTGGACCGCTACCTGCTGCTCCGTCACCCTGCCCGTGACCACATCCTCCTGAAGCCGCGTATGGCCATTTGCGCCTCCGTCCTCACCTGGCTCCTCGCCAACCTCGAGATTACCCCACTGCTCTACTACGCCGTGAACAACAACGTCCACACCAATGGTACGGAGTGCAACGACTTTGCCAGCCTCTCGAGGTCCTGGGGCTTCCTGGGGTACAGCTTGGGTCTGACGGTCGTGGGGTACATCCTGCCCCTGGTCCTGCTCTTCTGGAGTTCTGAGAGGATGGCCTCCATGCTGAAGACTCAGGAGGAGGCCTTCAGGCAGCGTGCTACCTCTTTCAAAAGGCCTCTGTTTATAGTGAGGGCAGCGGCATACATGTTCCTGCTCCTCTACTTGCCCTACCACATCATGAGGAACATACGCATCCTCACACGACTGCTGGTTGACAGAGTGTCCACATGCACCATCGCGAAAATCGAAGCGGTCTACATCATAACGAGGCCGATAGCTTATGCGCACAGTGTCATCAACCCCATCTTCTACTTCCTGATGACCGAGCGTTTCCGTGAGCAGCTCCTGGCCAGGGGTCAGCAGCTGAGAAAAAGACTCACTGGCCTCTACTCCAGAACATCATGA